Proteins co-encoded in one Natronorubrum daqingense genomic window:
- the alaS gene encoding alanine--tRNA ligase codes for MSELADAYRLEYFEEEGFERKECPSCGAHFWTRDHGRETCGEPPCEEYDFIDNSGFEEEYTLEEMREVFLSYFEDHDHERIDPYPVAANRWRDDVLLTQASIYDFQPLVTSGETPPPANPLTVSQPCIRMQDIDNVGKTGRHTMAFEMMAHHAFNAREDLDDPDQYAYQGEVYWKDRTVELCDGFFESLGIDLEEVIYIEDPWVGGGNAGPAIEVIYRGVELATLVFMSMEQDPDGEYEMKDGNRYSPMDTYIVDTGYGLERWTWVSQGTPTVYEAIYPDMIEFLKDNADIDHTDDESELVYRAAKLAGHMDIDEAEDMETARGEIADELDVDAGDLEELMEPLEDIYAIADHCRTLAYMLGDGIVPSNVGTGYLARMVLRRTKRLCDNVGVDAPLDELVDMQADRLEYENRDTIRDIVRTEVEKYRETLERGGRRVEALAEEYAKKGEAIPTQELIELYDSHGIQPDMVAEIADDAGADVDVPDDFYSLVAKRHDTPEAIDAAEDEEDERFEDLPKTEKLYYDDQQRTQFEAVVLDVFEREEGYDVVLDQTMFYPEGGGQPADTGTLSTDDTTVEVTDVQIEDGVILHRTDERPGKGEFANGQLDAGRRRQLMRHHTATHIVIHAARQILGEHIRQAGAQKGVDSSRIDMRHYDRISREDVKRIESLANDIVMDNTAVTQEWPDRHDAESEHGFGLYQGGIPPGEQIRLIHVDDDVQACGGTHVARTGEIGTIKVLSTERVQDGVERITFAAGEAALEATQRKEDALYEAAEILDVSPEDVPETAERFFEEWKDRGKEIDDLTEQLAAARAGGGGDAKEVEVGESTAVVDRIDADVDELRATANAISETGKIAVLGSGQNSAQFVVSVPDDVGVNAGEVVGELASRVGGGGGGPPDFAQGGGPNVEDLDATLEDAPDILRQVQDA; via the coding sequence ATGAGCGAACTGGCGGACGCGTACCGCCTCGAGTACTTCGAGGAGGAAGGCTTCGAGCGCAAGGAGTGTCCCTCATGTGGCGCGCACTTCTGGACTCGCGACCACGGCCGGGAGACCTGCGGTGAGCCGCCGTGTGAAGAGTACGACTTCATCGACAACTCCGGATTCGAGGAGGAGTACACTCTCGAGGAGATGCGCGAGGTGTTCCTCTCGTACTTCGAGGATCACGACCACGAGCGCATCGATCCCTACCCCGTTGCGGCCAATCGGTGGCGAGACGATGTCTTGTTGACCCAGGCGTCGATCTACGACTTCCAGCCCCTCGTCACGAGCGGCGAGACGCCGCCGCCGGCGAACCCGCTGACGGTCTCACAACCGTGCATTCGGATGCAGGACATCGACAACGTCGGCAAGACGGGTCGGCACACGATGGCCTTCGAAATGATGGCCCATCACGCGTTCAACGCACGCGAGGACTTAGACGACCCCGACCAGTACGCCTACCAGGGCGAAGTCTACTGGAAGGACCGAACCGTCGAACTCTGTGACGGCTTCTTCGAGTCGCTCGGAATCGACCTCGAGGAAGTGATCTACATCGAAGATCCGTGGGTCGGCGGCGGCAACGCGGGCCCCGCGATCGAGGTCATCTACCGCGGCGTCGAACTCGCGACGCTCGTCTTCATGTCCATGGAACAGGACCCGGACGGCGAGTACGAGATGAAAGACGGGAACCGCTACAGCCCGATGGACACCTACATCGTCGACACGGGCTACGGGCTCGAGCGCTGGACCTGGGTGTCTCAGGGCACGCCGACGGTCTACGAGGCGATCTATCCGGACATGATCGAGTTCCTCAAGGACAACGCCGACATCGACCACACCGACGACGAGTCGGAACTCGTCTACCGCGCCGCGAAACTCGCCGGGCACATGGACATCGACGAGGCCGAGGACATGGAAACCGCTCGCGGCGAGATTGCAGACGAACTCGACGTCGACGCGGGCGACCTCGAGGAGCTAATGGAACCGCTCGAGGACATCTACGCCATCGCCGATCACTGTCGCACCCTCGCGTACATGCTCGGGGACGGCATCGTCCCCTCGAACGTCGGGACGGGCTACCTCGCACGGATGGTTCTCCGACGGACGAAACGCCTCTGTGACAACGTCGGCGTCGACGCGCCACTGGACGAACTCGTCGACATGCAAGCCGACCGCCTCGAGTACGAGAACCGAGACACCATTCGCGACATCGTCCGAACCGAGGTCGAGAAGTACCGCGAGACGCTCGAGCGCGGGGGCCGTCGCGTCGAGGCGCTCGCCGAGGAGTACGCGAAGAAAGGCGAAGCGATTCCGACCCAGGAACTCATCGAACTCTACGACTCCCACGGCATCCAGCCCGATATGGTCGCCGAGATCGCCGACGACGCGGGAGCGGACGTCGACGTTCCCGACGACTTCTACAGTCTCGTCGCGAAGCGCCACGATACGCCCGAGGCCATCGACGCGGCCGAGGACGAGGAAGACGAACGCTTCGAGGATCTCCCCAAGACGGAGAAACTCTACTACGACGATCAACAGCGCACGCAGTTCGAAGCCGTCGTCCTCGACGTCTTCGAGCGCGAGGAGGGCTACGACGTCGTCCTCGACCAGACGATGTTCTACCCCGAAGGCGGGGGTCAGCCCGCCGATACGGGAACGCTCTCGACGGACGATACGACGGTCGAAGTCACGGACGTCCAGATCGAAGACGGCGTCATCCTGCATCGAACCGACGAGCGCCCGGGCAAGGGCGAGTTCGCCAACGGCCAACTCGACGCCGGCCGACGCCGGCAGTTGATGCGCCACCACACGGCCACGCACATCGTCATTCACGCCGCACGCCAGATTCTGGGCGAGCACATCCGACAGGCGGGTGCCCAGAAGGGCGTCGACAGCTCCCGGATCGACATGCGCCACTACGACCGAATCAGCCGCGAGGACGTCAAGCGCATCGAGTCGCTGGCAAACGACATCGTGATGGACAACACCGCAGTCACCCAGGAGTGGCCCGACCGTCACGACGCCGAATCGGAACACGGCTTCGGCCTCTATCAGGGCGGCATTCCGCCGGGCGAGCAGATCCGCCTGATCCACGTCGACGACGACGTCCAGGCCTGCGGTGGCACCCACGTCGCCCGAACCGGCGAGATCGGCACGATCAAAGTGCTCTCCACCGAGCGTGTCCAGGACGGCGTCGAGCGAATCACGTTCGCCGCCGGCGAGGCCGCCCTCGAGGCGACCCAACGCAAAGAAGACGCACTCTACGAGGCCGCCGAGATTCTGGACGTCTCGCCAGAAGACGTCCCCGAGACCGCCGAACGGTTCTTCGAGGAGTGGAAGGACCGCGGCAAGGAAATCGACGATCTGACCGAACAACTCGCCGCGGCTCGAGCCGGCGGCGGTGGCGACGCCAAAGAGGTCGAGGTCGGCGAGTCGACCGCGGTCGTCGACCGAATCGACGCCGACGTCGACGAACTCCGCGCGACGGCGAACGCCATCAGTGAGACGGGCAAGATCGCGGTGCTGGGAAGCGGACAGAACAGCGCCCAATTCGTCGTTTCGGTGCCCGACGACGTCGGCGTCAACGCTGGCGAAGTCGTCGGCGAACTCGCCTCGAGAGTCGGCGGCGGTGGCGGCGGCCCGCCGGACTTCGCACAGGGTGGCGGCCCGAACGTCGAGGATCTCGATGCGACGCTCGAGGACGCGCCGGATATCCTGCGACAGGTCCAGGACGCCTGA
- a CDS encoding alpha/beta fold hydrolase has translation MPTATNGSVSLHYDREGEGQSVVFVSEAGLGGWLWGWQHAALAGPSETVVWDRRGTGRSDAPPGPYSLEDLVSDLEAVLAECEITNAHLVGCGLGGAISLRAARDSSRVGTLTLFGTASRADAFDLESLAASPEDDEALRTSLETAFSDAFLEAQADVVDGIVDWRADGDADPAGWDAQLAALEEFDATDWLIEVTQPTQVIHGGADELVAPAAGENLANGLPRGEYVELEGAGHLCFIERSRTVNDRLAGFLEAHVDAE, from the coding sequence ATGCCCACTGCAACGAACGGCTCCGTCTCACTGCACTACGACCGCGAGGGCGAGGGTCAATCGGTCGTCTTCGTCTCCGAGGCCGGACTCGGGGGCTGGCTCTGGGGCTGGCAACACGCCGCCCTCGCCGGCCCCTCCGAAACCGTCGTCTGGGACCGTCGCGGGACGGGGCGCTCAGACGCACCGCCCGGCCCGTACAGCCTCGAGGACCTCGTCTCCGACCTCGAAGCCGTCCTCGCCGAGTGTGAGATCACAAACGCTCACCTCGTCGGCTGCGGTCTCGGTGGCGCGATCTCGCTGCGGGCCGCTCGAGATTCGAGTCGCGTCGGGACGCTGACGCTCTTCGGAACCGCTTCGCGAGCCGACGCGTTCGACCTCGAGTCCCTCGCCGCGTCCCCCGAAGACGACGAGGCGTTGCGAACGTCGCTCGAGACGGCGTTTTCGGACGCGTTTCTGGAAGCCCAGGCGGACGTCGTCGACGGCATCGTCGACTGGCGGGCCGACGGCGACGCCGACCCAGCGGGCTGGGACGCACAATTGGCTGCACTCGAGGAGTTCGACGCGACGGACTGGCTAATCGAGGTCACACAGCCGACGCAGGTGATCCACGGCGGAGCGGACGAACTGGTCGCACCCGCCGCTGGCGAGAACCTGGCGAACGGACTTCCCCGCGGCGAGTACGTCGAACTCGAGGGAGCGGGCCACCTCTGCTTCATCGAGCGTTCGCGGACGGTCAACGATCGGCTGGCGGGTTTTCTCGAGGCGCACGTCGACGCCGAGTGA
- a CDS encoding GNAT family N-acetyltransferase, producing the protein MTVHVRPATTADALEARRILDAAMLEYGDVEALIETEHVLVAGDYRGGSDGSERLLGTVVLEPHEHERGAHVTAVAVRRRQRGRGVGSALIERGIEREGRLTAHFDGDVRPFYDRLGFALERTESDRYHGVAVASKES; encoded by the coding sequence ATGACCGTTCACGTTCGCCCCGCGACGACCGCAGACGCACTCGAGGCTCGCCGAATCCTCGACGCGGCGATGCTCGAGTACGGCGACGTCGAGGCGCTGATCGAGACCGAACACGTCCTCGTCGCCGGCGATTATCGCGGCGGAAGCGACGGCAGCGAACGGCTGCTGGGAACCGTTGTCCTCGAGCCACACGAGCACGAACGGGGTGCACACGTGACGGCCGTCGCCGTGCGCCGCCGCCAGCGAGGTCGAGGCGTCGGCAGCGCGCTGATCGAACGGGGGATCGAGCGCGAAGGGCGACTCACGGCACACTTCGACGGCGACGTCCGACCGTTCTACGACAGACTCGGCTTCGCTCTCGAGCGGACCGAATCGGACCGGTACCACGGCGTCGCGGTAGCATCCAAGGAGTCGTGA
- the samp2 gene encoding ubiquitin-like small modifier protein SAMP2, producing MYVTVDVKGEDTHEIDLETVSPSSTDVTDTEEVTPTYQDLLAELDLSPHEVSVLVDGRPVPEDQPVESESVTVLRLIKGG from the coding sequence ATGTACGTCACCGTCGACGTCAAGGGCGAGGATACCCACGAAATCGACCTCGAGACGGTGTCCCCGAGTTCCACGGACGTCACTGATACCGAGGAGGTGACCCCGACCTACCAGGACCTGCTGGCCGAACTCGATCTCAGCCCCCACGAGGTGAGCGTCCTCGTCGACGGCCGGCCCGTTCCCGAGGATCAGCCCGTCGAGAGCGAATCGGTAACCGTGTTGCGCCTGATTAAGGGCGGATAG
- a CDS encoding aspartate kinase: MRVVAKFGGTSLGSGDRINRAADSIAAAVEDGHEIAVVASAMGSTTDDLLEEITFETDEADRAQIVSMGERTSVRMLKAALAARGIDATFFEPGADGWPVVTDEYGEVDVEETQTRALEVADDLEETVPVLTGFLAEGPEGSITTLGRGGSDTTAVMMGKYMDADEVVIVTDVEGVMTGDPHVVEGARNVGEISVDELRNLSFRGAEVVAPSALSYKGGNLDVRVVHYQHGDLLSGGTSIEGEFKNLVDLRERPLACLTVAGRAIRNEPGIFNHLSEALAESDVNIDAVASGMDTVTFYIDEEEAERAENILHREVIARDELSSVTVDSPTAVVRVTGGELPNQPGIISEIVNPIAEERIHLQDIITSATSVALFVEWDDREKTLELTQDLF, translated from the coding sequence ATGCGCGTTGTAGCCAAATTCGGCGGAACGAGCCTGGGAAGCGGGGATCGGATCAACCGAGCGGCGGACTCGATCGCTGCAGCCGTCGAGGACGGCCACGAAATCGCCGTCGTCGCCAGCGCGATGGGGTCGACGACCGACGACCTGCTCGAGGAGATTACCTTCGAGACCGACGAAGCCGACCGCGCACAGATCGTCAGTATGGGCGAGCGAACGTCCGTTCGCATGCTCAAGGCCGCGCTGGCGGCGCGCGGGATCGACGCAACGTTCTTCGAGCCGGGTGCGGACGGCTGGCCGGTCGTCACCGACGAGTACGGCGAGGTCGACGTCGAGGAGACGCAAACGCGCGCACTCGAGGTCGCAGACGATCTCGAGGAGACGGTACCGGTGCTCACCGGGTTCCTCGCGGAAGGCCCGGAGGGCTCCATCACGACGCTCGGACGGGGTGGCAGCGACACGACGGCGGTCATGATGGGCAAGTACATGGACGCCGACGAGGTCGTCATCGTCACCGACGTCGAGGGCGTCATGACCGGCGACCCTCACGTCGTCGAGGGAGCCCGCAACGTCGGCGAAATTTCCGTCGACGAGCTCCGGAACCTCTCCTTTCGCGGGGCCGAAGTCGTCGCGCCGTCCGCTCTCTCCTACAAGGGAGGAAATCTCGACGTTCGCGTCGTCCACTACCAACACGGCGACTTGCTCTCGGGCGGGACGAGCATCGAAGGCGAGTTCAAGAATCTCGTCGACCTGCGAGAGCGCCCGCTCGCTTGCTTGACCGTCGCCGGCCGCGCAATCCGTAACGAACCCGGAATCTTCAACCACCTCTCGGAGGCGCTCGCCGAGAGCGACGTCAACATCGACGCCGTCGCGAGCGGCATGGACACCGTCACGTTCTACATCGACGAGGAAGAGGCCGAACGCGCCGAGAACATCCTCCACCGCGAGGTCATCGCCCGCGACGAACTCTCGAGCGTCACCGTCGACTCGCCGACCGCAGTCGTTCGCGTGACTGGCGGCGAACTTCCCAACCAGCCGGGCATCATCAGCGAGATCGTCAACCCCATCGCCGAAGAACGCATCCACCTGCAGGACATCATCACGAGCGCGACCAGCGTCGCCCTCTTCGTCGAGTGGGACGACCGCGAGAAGACCCTCGAGTTGACCCAGGACCTCTTTTAA
- a CDS encoding tryptophanase — protein MVAYKSKVVERIQLPSRERRERALEQAGYNVFDLAAEDVFIDLLTDSGTGAMSDEQWAALLRGDEAYAGSRSFDELESAVGEVMGFSNVVPTHQGRGAENVLYGTLLEDGDVALNNTHFDTTRAHVANQGADPVDCPVARAHDLTVDGPFKGNFSLDRARSVVDDVGSERVPLVILTVTNNSAAGQPVSVENTRRVREFADEIDATFVIDACRFAENAAFVARREAEFADAEIGEIAREQLGYADALVMSGKKDGLVNAGGFVATDDEALFEKCKQRAILYEGFPTYGGMAGRDVAAMAVGLREAVEEAYVTDRIDQVRAFAAMLEDVGVPIYTPPGGHAVYLDAGATLPHLSPDEFPGQALVCALYREGGVRGVELGSFAFPGTDRPELVRLAVPRRTYHDEHLEHVAETAAAVLETRESIDGLEIASEPAVPELRHFTASLEPISS, from the coding sequence ATGGTCGCGTACAAGTCCAAGGTGGTCGAGCGAATCCAGTTGCCGTCTCGAGAGCGGCGCGAACGAGCGCTCGAGCAGGCCGGGTACAACGTCTTCGATCTCGCTGCCGAGGACGTCTTTATCGATCTGCTGACCGACAGCGGGACCGGCGCGATGAGCGACGAGCAGTGGGCCGCGTTGCTCCGGGGCGACGAAGCCTACGCGGGGTCGCGAAGCTTCGACGAACTCGAGTCGGCGGTAGGAGAGGTGATGGGATTCTCCAACGTCGTGCCGACCCACCAGGGCCGCGGCGCGGAGAACGTCCTCTACGGCACGTTGCTCGAGGACGGCGACGTCGCGCTCAACAACACGCACTTCGATACGACGCGGGCCCACGTCGCGAACCAGGGGGCCGATCCCGTCGACTGTCCGGTCGCTCGAGCCCACGATCTGACAGTCGACGGTCCGTTCAAGGGCAACTTCTCGCTCGACCGTGCGCGCTCGGTCGTCGACGACGTGGGGTCAGAGCGCGTGCCGCTGGTAATTCTGACGGTCACGAATAACTCGGCGGCGGGACAGCCGGTCAGCGTCGAAAACACCCGCCGGGTCCGCGAGTTCGCGGACGAGATCGACGCGACGTTCGTGATCGACGCCTGTCGGTTCGCCGAGAACGCCGCGTTCGTCGCGCGGCGGGAAGCTGAGTTCGCCGACGCCGAAATCGGTGAAATCGCCCGCGAACAACTCGGCTACGCCGACGCGCTCGTCATGAGCGGGAAGAAAGACGGGTTGGTCAACGCTGGCGGCTTCGTCGCGACCGACGACGAAGCGCTCTTCGAGAAATGTAAGCAGCGGGCGATCCTCTACGAGGGGTTTCCGACCTACGGCGGGATGGCCGGTCGAGACGTCGCCGCGATGGCCGTCGGCCTCCGCGAGGCCGTCGAGGAAGCCTACGTCACGGACCGAATCGACCAGGTCCGCGCGTTCGCCGCGATGCTCGAGGACGTCGGCGTCCCGATTTACACCCCGCCCGGCGGCCACGCCGTCTACCTCGACGCGGGGGCCACACTCCCACACCTCTCACCCGACGAGTTCCCGGGGCAGGCGCTGGTCTGTGCGCTCTATCGAGAAGGTGGCGTTCGCGGCGTCGAACTCGGCAGTTTCGCCTTCCCCGGTACTGACCGGCCGGAACTGGTCCGACTCGCCGTGCCGCGTCGTACCTATCACGACGAGCACCTCGAGCACGTCGCCGAGACCGCCGCCGCCGTCCTCGAAACGCGCGAGTCGATCGACGGACTCGAGATTGCCTCCGAACCCGCGGTACCCGAATTACGTCATTTCACGGCGTCGCTCGAGCCGATCTCGTCTTGA
- a CDS encoding replication factor C small subunit, with protein sequence MSEADAEAAEPTPGKTEVWIEKYRPERLAEIKGHENIVPRLERYVEQDDLPHLMFAGPAGTGKTTAAQATAREIYDDDWRENFLELNASDQRGIDVVRDRIKDFARSSFGGYNYRIIFLDEADALTSDAQSALRRTMEQFSNNTRFILSCNYSSQIIDPIQSRCAVFRFTELSETAIEAQVREIAANEGIDVTGDGVDALVYAADGDMRKAINGLQAAAVMGETVDEETVFAITSTARPEEVEAMVEHAIGGDFTAARAALEDLLTERGLAGGDVIDQLHRSAWEFDIPEQATVQLLERLGEVDYRITEGANERLQLEAMLASLALENDG encoded by the coding sequence ATGAGCGAGGCCGACGCCGAGGCGGCGGAGCCGACACCCGGCAAGACCGAAGTCTGGATCGAGAAGTACCGGCCCGAACGCTTAGCGGAGATCAAGGGACACGAGAATATCGTCCCGCGACTCGAGCGATACGTCGAACAGGACGACCTCCCCCACCTCATGTTTGCGGGCCCGGCCGGAACCGGCAAGACCACGGCTGCACAGGCCACCGCCCGCGAAATATACGACGACGACTGGCGCGAGAACTTCCTCGAACTCAACGCCTCCGACCAGCGCGGGATCGACGTCGTCCGCGACCGGATCAAGGATTTCGCCCGCTCGAGTTTCGGCGGCTACAACTACCGCATCATCTTCCTGGACGAAGCCGACGCGCTGACGAGCGACGCGCAGTCGGCCCTGCGCCGAACGATGGAGCAGTTCTCGAACAACACCCGCTTCATCCTCTCGTGTAACTACTCGAGTCAGATCATCGACCCGATCCAATCTCGCTGCGCGGTCTTCCGGTTCACCGAACTCTCCGAGACCGCGATCGAAGCCCAGGTTCGCGAAATCGCCGCGAACGAGGGTATCGACGTGACCGGCGACGGCGTCGACGCGCTGGTGTACGCGGCCGACGGCGACATGCGAAAGGCGATCAACGGCCTGCAGGCCGCGGCCGTGATGGGCGAAACCGTCGACGAGGAGACCGTCTTCGCGATCACCTCCACCGCTCGACCCGAAGAAGTCGAAGCGATGGTCGAACACGCCATCGGCGGCGACTTCACGGCCGCTCGAGCAGCCTTAGAGGATCTCCTGACGGAGCGCGGCCTCGCCGGCGGCGACGTTATCGATCAGCTTCACCGCTCCGCGTGGGAGTTCGATATTCCAGAGCAGGCGACCGTACAGTTGCTCGAGCGCCTCGGCGAAGTCGACTATCGAATCACGGAGGGTGCCAACGAGCGACTCCAACTCGAGGCGATGTTGGCGTCGCTGGCGCTCGAAAACGACGGATAG
- a CDS encoding bactofilin family protein: protein MLEQWSLGRSLVVVLVVLIVCGTIPLSVAAQTDGQTGGTVVVEEGETVDSLEAFGGTVVVSGTVTGDVSAVGGDVRVEETGEVGGDLEAAGGSVTIAGTVDGDVDAAAGSLTVTESGTVGGTLVAGAGVVTISGTLDGDAEIGADTIQLGDEAQVAGDLRYDATIEGDTDVVEGELEEDPALGVDGAPMIGPLASWVFAAYVLAANLLVGALLLALFPRFSDGVAGHVAGEPLRSGLVGVGALLGIPIVLIALAISVVGIPLSLFGGLLFALVLWIGFVYGWFAVATWLLSLVGLGNRWLALVVGLVAGAVLSQLPIPVIGEAISLFVLLVGLGAFARALVGRWRHARKREYPRRTGAGTDGPATE, encoded by the coding sequence ATGCTCGAGCAGTGGTCACTCGGACGGAGTCTCGTCGTGGTATTGGTCGTCCTGATAGTCTGTGGGACGATTCCGCTATCGGTTGCCGCCCAGACTGACGGCCAAACTGGCGGGACCGTCGTGGTCGAGGAGGGCGAAACGGTCGACAGCCTCGAGGCGTTCGGCGGAACCGTCGTCGTCAGCGGGACCGTCACCGGTGACGTCAGCGCCGTCGGTGGCGACGTCCGCGTCGAAGAGACGGGTGAGGTCGGCGGCGATCTCGAGGCTGCCGGCGGAAGCGTGACGATCGCCGGAACCGTCGACGGCGACGTCGACGCCGCTGCGGGAAGTCTCACGGTCACCGAATCGGGGACCGTCGGTGGCACGCTCGTGGCTGGTGCGGGAGTCGTGACTATTTCGGGCACCCTCGACGGCGACGCCGAAATCGGAGCCGATACGATCCAACTCGGCGACGAGGCGCAGGTCGCCGGCGACCTGCGCTACGACGCGACGATCGAAGGAGACACGGACGTCGTCGAGGGCGAACTCGAGGAAGATCCCGCCCTCGGCGTCGACGGCGCGCCGATGATCGGTCCGCTCGCCTCGTGGGTGTTCGCGGCCTACGTCCTCGCGGCGAATCTGCTGGTGGGTGCCCTGTTGCTCGCTCTCTTCCCGCGCTTCTCCGACGGCGTCGCCGGCCACGTCGCGGGAGAACCCCTTCGCTCGGGTCTGGTCGGCGTCGGCGCTCTCCTCGGGATCCCCATCGTTCTGATCGCGCTCGCGATCAGCGTCGTCGGCATTCCACTGTCGCTGTTCGGGGGGTTGCTATTCGCACTGGTGCTCTGGATCGGCTTCGTCTACGGCTGGTTCGCCGTTGCCACGTGGCTCCTCTCGCTCGTTGGACTCGGGAATCGCTGGCTCGCACTCGTCGTCGGGCTGGTCGCCGGTGCCGTCCTCTCACAGCTCCCGATCCCCGTCATCGGCGAGGCGATTTCCCTGTTCGTCCTGTTGGTGGGCCTCGGCGCGTTCGCTCGAGCACTGGTCGGGCGCTGGCGTCACGCCCGGAAACGGGAGTACCCGCGTCGAACCGGAGCCGGAACCGACGGACCAGCCACAGAGTAA
- a CDS encoding acyl-CoA synthetase, which yields MPTAYNMPDYEQFRDGFSWDDLYDAAAEDAPERLNIAREVCDRHAKNKESVALYQVDEDGELTTTTFWELAERTNRFANVLESLGVERGDRVFSYMPRIPEHYVALIGTLKRGAVFGGINERFGPDGISYRLDDCDAKAVVTTADNRETVADALEDAPSVEHVIVVSDDGTNDRGDDVDYRTEMESASREYDPVETSGEDDALLYYTSGTTGLAKGVLHKHRWVTGVAATQRYAADLQEGDCYWSTADLGWLTGPINTLGAWYWGTALFTYEGEFDPETWADLLDRFPITVLFSVPTAYRMLREHEAVLEDVSLDLRHALSIGEPLSAGVVEWGEETLDVTIHDTYGQTETGNMIINNYPTMELRPGSMGKPLPGIEAAVVDPETGEVLEPGETGEIAQRGDYPCFFAEYWEKPEQTAGCFVDGPDGRWYCSGDLARKDEDGYFWFEGRADDVILSSGYRIGPFEVESSLGEHEAVAEAAVVPKPHRERGNIVKAYIVLSEGVEPAADLEEDIKEHVRSELSAHEYPREVEFREELPKTVTGKIRRTELRDETDGEADAA from the coding sequence ATGCCAACAGCGTACAATATGCCCGACTACGAGCAATTTCGGGACGGCTTCTCGTGGGACGACCTCTACGACGCCGCCGCCGAGGACGCACCGGAGCGCCTGAACATCGCTCGTGAGGTCTGCGACCGTCACGCCAAAAACAAAGAGTCGGTCGCGCTCTATCAGGTCGACGAGGACGGCGAGTTGACGACGACGACCTTCTGGGAACTGGCCGAGCGGACGAATCGGTTTGCGAACGTCCTCGAGTCGCTGGGCGTCGAGCGAGGTGATCGCGTCTTCTCGTACATGCCGCGGATCCCGGAACATTACGTCGCGCTCATTGGAACGCTGAAACGCGGCGCTGTCTTCGGCGGCATCAACGAACGGTTCGGTCCCGACGGCATCTCCTACCGGCTCGACGACTGCGACGCGAAGGCCGTCGTCACCACCGCCGACAACCGCGAGACCGTCGCGGACGCCCTCGAGGACGCGCCCTCCGTCGAGCACGTCATCGTCGTCAGCGACGACGGGACGAACGACCGCGGCGACGACGTCGACTACCGTACCGAGATGGAGTCCGCGAGTCGCGAGTACGACCCCGTCGAGACGAGCGGCGAGGACGACGCGCTGCTCTACTACACCAGCGGGACGACGGGGCTGGCAAAGGGTGTCCTGCACAAACACCGGTGGGTCACGGGGGTCGCCGCGACGCAGCGGTACGCCGCCGACCTGCAGGAGGGCGACTGCTACTGGTCGACGGCCGACCTCGGCTGGCTTACGGGTCCGATCAACACCCTCGGTGCCTGGTACTGGGGCACCGCGCTGTTCACCTACGAGGGCGAGTTCGACCCCGAGACGTGGGCCGACCTCCTCGATCGGTTCCCGATCACGGTGTTGTTCTCGGTCCCGACGGCCTACCGCATGCTCCGCGAGCACGAAGCGGTCCTCGAGGACGTCTCGCTGGACCTGCGTCACGCGCTGTCGATCGGTGAACCGCTCTCGGCGGGCGTCGTCGAGTGGGGCGAAGAAACGCTAGACGTGACGATCCACGACACCTACGGCCAGACCGAGACGGGGAACATGATCATCAACAACTACCCGACGATGGAGCTGCGGCCGGGCTCGATGGGCAAGCCGCTGCCGGGCATCGAGGCCGCGGTCGTCGATCCGGAAACTGGCGAGGTGCTCGAGCCCGGTGAAACGGGCGAGATCGCCCAGCGCGGGGACTACCCCTGTTTCTTCGCGGAGTACTGGGAAAAGCCCGAACAGACTGCCGGCTGCTTCGTCGACGGTCCGGACGGTCGGTGGTACTGTTCGGGCGACCTCGCGCGCAAGGATGAGGACGGCTACTTCTGGTTCGAGGGACGGGCCGACGACGTTATTCTCTCCTCGGGCTACCGGATCGGCCCCTTCGAAGTCGAAAGCTCGCTCGGCGAACACGAGGCCGTCGCCGAAGCCGCCGTCGTTCCGAAGCCACACCGAGAACGGGGGAACATCGTGAAAGCGTACATCGTACTGAGCGAGGGCGTCGAACCCGCCGCCGACCTCGAGGAGGACATCAAAGAGCACGTAAGATCGGAGCTGTCGGCTCACGAGTACCCTCGCGAGGTCGAGTTCCGCGAGGAACTGCCGAAGACGGTTACGGGGAAGATCAGACGGACGGAACTCCGGGACGAGACGGACGGAGAAGCCGACGCGGCCTGA